The Strigops habroptila isolate Jane chromosome 8, bStrHab1.2.pri, whole genome shotgun sequence genome includes a window with the following:
- the PLSCR1 gene encoding phospholipid scramblase 1 isoform X1, translating to MAMQAHKPDLAPGFSNINHVPGYQVPYGYPQHAPGTSQGIAGAGSYGFQVQAMRIPAELTVPPIQNQPIVKEGTIWMPIPPPLPNCPPGLEYLTQIDQILIHQQIELLEILTGFETNNKYEIKNTLGQRVYFAAENTDCCTRNCCGPSRPFTMQIIDNLGHEVITLQRPLRCSSCCFPCCLQEMEVQAPPGTPVGYVVQNWHACLPKFTIQDEKRMDILKITGPCVACSCCDDVNFKVKSVDETATVGRISKQWTGFLKEAFTDADNFGITFPMDLDVKMKAVMIGACFLIDFMFFEHGGDNQQRTGVWQ from the exons ATGGCAATGCAAG CACATAAACCTGACCTAGCACCTGGATTTTCAAACATTAACCATGTACCAGGATATCAAGTCCCCTATGGCTATCCTCAGCATGCACCTGGGACTTCCCAAG GTATCGCAGGTGCAGGGAGCTATGGCTTTCAGGTACAGGCCATGAGAATCCCAGCTGAACTTACTGTTCCACCCATCCAGAACCAGCCCATTGTGAAGGAGGGGACAATCTGGATgcccatccctcctcctcttcccaacTGCCCTCCTGGACTAGAATACCTCACACAG ATTGACCAGATATTAATTCATCAACAAATTGAACTTCTTGAGA TTTTGACTGGCtttgaaacaaacaacaaatatgAAATCAAGAATACGCTGGGGCAAAGGGTGTACTTTGCAGCAGAGAACACTGACTGCTGTACCAGGAATTGTTGTGGGCCATCACGACCCTTCACCATGCAGATTATAGACAACCTGGGCCATGAGGTGATAACGCTGCAGAGACCCCTCCGATGTTCTTCgtgctgctttccctgctgcttaCAGGAG aTGGAAGTTCAGGCACCTCCAGGAACACCAGTTGGTTATGTTGTCCAGAACTGGCATGCCTGTCTGCCAAAGTTTACCATTCAAGATGAGAAAAGAATGGATATACTGAAAATTACTGGCCCATGTGTTGCCTGCAGCTGTTGTGATGATGTTAATTTCAAG GTGAAATCTGTGGATGAGACTGCTACTGTTGGAAGGATTTCTAAGCAGTGGACTGGATTTTTGAAAGAAGCCTTTACAGATGCAGATAACTTTGGAATCACATTCCCAATGGACCTtgatgtaaaaatgaaagctgtcaTGATTGGTGCTTGCTTCCTTATC GACTTTATGTTTTTTGAGCATGGTGGTGATAACCAACAGCGAACAGGAGTTTGGCAATGA
- the PLSCR1 gene encoding phospholipid scramblase 1 isoform X3 yields MAMQAHKPDLAPGFSNINHVPGYQVPYGYPQHAPGTSQVLTGFETNNKYEIKNTLGQRVYFAAENTDCCTRNCCGPSRPFTMQIIDNLGHEVITLQRPLRCSSCCFPCCLQEMEVQAPPGTPVGYVVQNWHACLPKFTIQDEKRMDILKITGPCVACSCCDDVNFKVKSVDETATVGRISKQWTGFLKEAFTDADNFGITFPMDLDVKMKAVMIGACFLIDFMFFEHGGDNQQRTGVWQ; encoded by the exons ATGGCAATGCAAG CACATAAACCTGACCTAGCACCTGGATTTTCAAACATTAACCATGTACCAGGATATCAAGTCCCCTATGGCTATCCTCAGCATGCACCTGGGACTTCCCAAG TTTTGACTGGCtttgaaacaaacaacaaatatgAAATCAAGAATACGCTGGGGCAAAGGGTGTACTTTGCAGCAGAGAACACTGACTGCTGTACCAGGAATTGTTGTGGGCCATCACGACCCTTCACCATGCAGATTATAGACAACCTGGGCCATGAGGTGATAACGCTGCAGAGACCCCTCCGATGTTCTTCgtgctgctttccctgctgcttaCAGGAG aTGGAAGTTCAGGCACCTCCAGGAACACCAGTTGGTTATGTTGTCCAGAACTGGCATGCCTGTCTGCCAAAGTTTACCATTCAAGATGAGAAAAGAATGGATATACTGAAAATTACTGGCCCATGTGTTGCCTGCAGCTGTTGTGATGATGTTAATTTCAAG GTGAAATCTGTGGATGAGACTGCTACTGTTGGAAGGATTTCTAAGCAGTGGACTGGATTTTTGAAAGAAGCCTTTACAGATGCAGATAACTTTGGAATCACATTCCCAATGGACCTtgatgtaaaaatgaaagctgtcaTGATTGGTGCTTGCTTCCTTATC GACTTTATGTTTTTTGAGCATGGTGGTGATAACCAACAGCGAACAGGAGTTTGGCAATGA
- the PLSCR1 gene encoding phospholipid scramblase 1 isoform X4, translating to MQIIDNLGHEVITLQRPLRCSSCCFPCCLQEMEVQAPPGTPVGYVVQNWHACLPKFTIQDEKRMDILKITGPCVACSCCDDVNFKVKSVDETATVGRISKQWTGFLKEAFTDADNFGITFPMDLDVKMKAVMIGACFLIDFMFFEHGGDNQQRTGVWQ from the exons ATGCAGATTATAGACAACCTGGGCCATGAGGTGATAACGCTGCAGAGACCCCTCCGATGTTCTTCgtgctgctttccctgctgcttaCAGGAG aTGGAAGTTCAGGCACCTCCAGGAACACCAGTTGGTTATGTTGTCCAGAACTGGCATGCCTGTCTGCCAAAGTTTACCATTCAAGATGAGAAAAGAATGGATATACTGAAAATTACTGGCCCATGTGTTGCCTGCAGCTGTTGTGATGATGTTAATTTCAAG GTGAAATCTGTGGATGAGACTGCTACTGTTGGAAGGATTTCTAAGCAGTGGACTGGATTTTTGAAAGAAGCCTTTACAGATGCAGATAACTTTGGAATCACATTCCCAATGGACCTtgatgtaaaaatgaaagctgtcaTGATTGGTGCTTGCTTCCTTATC GACTTTATGTTTTTTGAGCATGGTGGTGATAACCAACAGCGAACAGGAGTTTGGCAATGA
- the PLSCR1 gene encoding phospholipid scramblase 1 isoform X2 yields the protein MRIPAELTVPPIQNQPIVKEGTIWMPIPPPLPNCPPGLEYLTQIDQILIHQQIELLEILTGFETNNKYEIKNTLGQRVYFAAENTDCCTRNCCGPSRPFTMQIIDNLGHEVITLQRPLRCSSCCFPCCLQEMEVQAPPGTPVGYVVQNWHACLPKFTIQDEKRMDILKITGPCVACSCCDDVNFKVKSVDETATVGRISKQWTGFLKEAFTDADNFGITFPMDLDVKMKAVMIGACFLIDFMFFEHGGDNQQRTGVWQ from the exons ATGAGAATCCCAGCTGAACTTACTGTTCCACCCATCCAGAACCAGCCCATTGTGAAGGAGGGGACAATCTGGATgcccatccctcctcctcttcccaacTGCCCTCCTGGACTAGAATACCTCACACAG ATTGACCAGATATTAATTCATCAACAAATTGAACTTCTTGAGA TTTTGACTGGCtttgaaacaaacaacaaatatgAAATCAAGAATACGCTGGGGCAAAGGGTGTACTTTGCAGCAGAGAACACTGACTGCTGTACCAGGAATTGTTGTGGGCCATCACGACCCTTCACCATGCAGATTATAGACAACCTGGGCCATGAGGTGATAACGCTGCAGAGACCCCTCCGATGTTCTTCgtgctgctttccctgctgcttaCAGGAG aTGGAAGTTCAGGCACCTCCAGGAACACCAGTTGGTTATGTTGTCCAGAACTGGCATGCCTGTCTGCCAAAGTTTACCATTCAAGATGAGAAAAGAATGGATATACTGAAAATTACTGGCCCATGTGTTGCCTGCAGCTGTTGTGATGATGTTAATTTCAAG GTGAAATCTGTGGATGAGACTGCTACTGTTGGAAGGATTTCTAAGCAGTGGACTGGATTTTTGAAAGAAGCCTTTACAGATGCAGATAACTTTGGAATCACATTCCCAATGGACCTtgatgtaaaaatgaaagctgtcaTGATTGGTGCTTGCTTCCTTATC GACTTTATGTTTTTTGAGCATGGTGGTGATAACCAACAGCGAACAGGAGTTTGGCAATGA